The following are encoded together in the Montipora capricornis isolate CH-2021 chromosome 5, ASM3666992v2, whole genome shotgun sequence genome:
- the LOC138048756 gene encoding histamine H2 receptor-like: protein MTPLQAVWITFHIILFFSTWFGNLTVCVAIWQVRKLRTVSNAVIFSLALADLIMTVVFGFRIVALSRQTPYPTACHIFSELAITIICCIILHLACISMDRFIAIKYPLRYKTVVTRRRMMGVIVAIWLFSVIGTVVFPHSLPKAEYQEFLEYYDTFHLCRMGNTPHAQVRQFQNTSKVFAALILVFYFIIPFLLIFGSYGYVIKASRDQQVKLQNNAHLESEAMRKIEIRVAVTYGIVIGAFLLCFLPLFIGFLYQELITEERSDMTLTMQILSTVASVSACVNPGVYAWRSQDFRKAFKKIIIRNSGPKESRNKRTA, encoded by the coding sequence ATGACACCTCTGCAAGCTGTATGGATTACTTTTcatatcatattatttttttcaacttggTTTGGTAATCTTACGGTTTGCGTCGCCATATGGCAAGTCAGGAAATTAAGAACAGTATCAAATGCCGTAATATTCAGCTTAGCTTTAGCTGATTTGATCATGACAGTTGTCTTTGGGTTTCGAATCGTCGCTCTTTCGAGACAGACGCCATATCCGACGGCTTGTCATATTTTTTCAGAGCTTGCTATTACAATTATATGTTGCATAATTTTACATTTGGCATGCATTAGCATGGATCGATTCATTGCTATCAAGTATCCACTACGCTACAAAACAGTCGTAACGCGCCGACGAATGATGGGAGTAATAGTCGCAATCTGGTTGTTTTCTGTGATTGGAACCGTGGTCTTCCCTCACTCTCTTCCCAAAGCGGAATACCAGGAATTTCTGGAGTACTATGACACCTTTCATTTGTGCCGCATGGGCAACACTCCTCATGCACAAGTTCGTCAATTCCAGAACACGTCCAAAGTATTTGCTGCGTTGAttcttgtcttttattttataatCCCTTTCCTTCTCATCTTCGGTAGCTACGGCTACGTCATCAAAGCATCACGTGATCAACAGGTTAAACTTCAAAACAATGCTCATCTTGAATCTGAGGCGATGAGGAAAATCGAGATACGAGTCGCTGTAACTTACGGAATTGTTATTGGGGCATTTCTGTTATGTTTTTTGCCGCTTTTTATTGGATTTTTATACCAAGAGCTCATAACGGAAGAACGCAGCGATATGACCCTCACGATGCAAATTTTATCGACGGTGGCATCGGTTAGTGCATGCGTCAACCCAGGAGTTTATGCTTGGAGAAGTCAAGATTTTAGAAAGGcttttaagaaaataattatcAGAAATAGTGGACCAAAAGAGTCAAGAAACAAAAGGACTGCTTAA